A genomic segment from Spongiibacter sp. IMCC21906 encodes:
- a CDS encoding heme lyase CcmF/NrfE family subunit has protein sequence MIVELGHFALILGLCFALALAILPMVGVYRGDAAAMASGRYLALGQFVFTSISTLCLVYAFISDDFSVDIVAAQSNTLLPVAYKFSALWGGHEGSLLLWLEILTLWTIAVALFSRQLPLDILARVLSVMGMIAVGFFSFSLFTSNPFARHLINIPAEGQDLNPLLQDPGMVIHPPMLYVGYVGFSVAFAFAIAALLSGRMDASWARWSRPWTNIAWLFLTVGITLGSWWAYYELGWGGWWFWDPVENASFMPWLVGTALIHSLAVTEKRGAFKSWTLLLAIFAFSLSLLGTFLVRSGILTSVHSFAADPTRGMFILGFLVLVVGGSLTLYAFKAPSENRNVSFTKLSREALLLVNNILLIVAALTVLLGTLFPLVMDFAGLGKYSVGPPYFNAIFVPLCCLLGLALGLGPSTQWKRSRWQDWWPTMLGAFVASALLALILPAWLGGEFHIGATLGVLLTAWIVSSSVVNLRFKLRHASSLAKGLKRLSPSYYGMLIAHLGLACSILGVAMTTSFHDERDLRLAVGEEAESAFGYRLRFNSINPLEGPNYRGQQGHFTLFQDGKIITDLHPEKRRYHARGQQVMTEAAIDAGIWRDVYVAMGEPVGRDAWAVRIHIKPFVRWIWGGGVLMALGGLLAIFDRRYRVTGKPGTVADNTGVDYGKA, from the coding sequence GTGATAGTTGAGCTAGGTCACTTTGCTTTAATTCTGGGGCTCTGTTTTGCGTTGGCTTTGGCCATTTTGCCGATGGTCGGCGTCTACCGGGGAGATGCAGCAGCAATGGCCTCGGGGCGCTATCTGGCGCTGGGGCAGTTTGTGTTTACCAGTATTTCAACGCTGTGCCTGGTCTATGCGTTTATCAGCGACGATTTTTCCGTCGATATTGTTGCTGCCCAGTCCAATACTTTATTACCGGTGGCGTATAAGTTCAGCGCCTTGTGGGGTGGCCATGAAGGCTCGCTGTTGCTGTGGTTGGAAATTCTGACGCTATGGACCATCGCGGTGGCCTTGTTTTCTCGGCAGTTACCCTTGGATATTCTGGCCCGAGTGCTGTCGGTGATGGGCATGATTGCCGTGGGCTTTTTCAGCTTTTCGCTGTTTACCTCCAATCCCTTCGCCCGCCATCTCATTAATATTCCAGCAGAGGGCCAGGACCTTAATCCGCTGCTGCAAGATCCCGGCATGGTGATTCATCCGCCCATGTTATACGTGGGTTATGTTGGTTTTTCCGTGGCCTTTGCCTTTGCTATTGCCGCTTTGCTCAGTGGTCGAATGGATGCCAGCTGGGCGCGTTGGTCACGGCCCTGGACCAATATCGCTTGGCTGTTTTTGACCGTCGGCATCACCTTGGGAAGCTGGTGGGCTTATTACGAATTAGGCTGGGGTGGCTGGTGGTTTTGGGACCCGGTAGAAAACGCCTCATTTATGCCTTGGTTGGTGGGTACGGCCTTGATCCATTCCTTGGCTGTCACTGAGAAGCGCGGCGCTTTTAAAAGTTGGACGTTGCTACTGGCAATTTTTGCTTTTTCATTGAGCCTGCTGGGGACTTTCCTGGTCCGTTCAGGGATATTAACGTCGGTGCATTCCTTTGCCGCTGACCCTACTAGAGGCATGTTTATTTTGGGCTTTTTGGTGTTGGTCGTGGGGGGTTCTTTAACCTTGTACGCCTTTAAAGCACCGAGCGAAAATCGCAATGTCTCCTTCACTAAACTGTCTCGAGAAGCCTTGCTGCTGGTCAATAATATCCTGTTGATTGTGGCAGCCCTCACCGTGTTGCTGGGAACCTTGTTTCCGCTGGTTATGGATTTTGCAGGGCTGGGTAAATACTCTGTGGGGCCACCGTATTTCAACGCTATTTTTGTACCGCTGTGTTGTTTGCTGGGCTTGGCTCTGGGCCTTGGCCCATCTACCCAGTGGAAGCGCAGTCGCTGGCAAGATTGGTGGCCCACCATGTTGGGCGCTTTTGTTGCCAGTGCCTTGCTGGCACTGATTTTACCTGCTTGGCTGGGTGGCGAATTTCATATTGGCGCCACGCTGGGGGTTTTGCTGACCGCTTGGATCGTGAGTAGCAGCGTCGTGAATTTACGGTTTAAGCTGCGCCACGCCAGCAGTTTGGCAAAAGGTTTGAAGCGTCTGAGTCCGTCTTATTATGGCATGTTGATCGCCCATCTGGGCTTGGCTTGCAGTATTTTAGGGGTTGCGATGACTACCAGCTTTCACGATGAGCGGGATCTTCGTTTGGCGGTGGGAGAAGAAGCCGAAAGCGCCTTTGGTTACCGTCTTCGTTTTAACAGCATCAACCCACTTGAAGGCCCAAATTATCGCGGCCAACAAGGCCATTTCACCCTCTTTCAAGACGGCAAAATCATAACCGACTTGCACCCGGAAAAACGGCGCTATCACGCCAGAGGTCAGCAGGTGATGACCGAGGCGGCGATTGATGCCGGTATATGGCGAGATGTGTATGTGGCGATGGGCGAACCAGTGGGTCGCGATGCCTGGGCGGTACGAATTCATATAAAACCCTTTGTGCGGTGGATATGGGGCGGTGGGGTGTTAATGGCATTAGGCGGCCTGCTAGCGATTTTTGATCGTCGTTATCGAGTCACAGGCAAACCCGGTACCGTTGCCGATAACACAGGAGTCGACTATGGAAAGGCTTAA
- the ccmE gene encoding cytochrome c maturation protein CcmE — MHPVRKQRLMIVIFILLLVAVAAAFLGYALRENINLFYPPADIVAGKAPLDKKIRAGGMVQEGSIKRSEDSLKVQFVVTDFSAVVPVEYEGILPDLFAEGEGVVVSGNLGSDGVFYATQVLAKHDENYMPPEVSDALKKTEARAAAQAAAAKESTGT, encoded by the coding sequence ATGCATCCTGTCCGTAAACAACGATTAATGATCGTCATCTTTATCTTGTTGCTTGTCGCGGTTGCGGCGGCCTTTTTAGGTTACGCCCTGCGAGAAAATATCAATTTATTTTATCCCCCGGCAGACATTGTTGCCGGTAAAGCACCATTGGACAAAAAGATTCGCGCCGGGGGCATGGTACAAGAGGGCAGTATCAAACGCAGTGAGGATAGTCTAAAGGTACAGTTTGTGGTTACCGACTTTAGCGCCGTAGTCCCGGTTGAATATGAAGGCATTCTCCCCGATTTATTTGCCGAGGGTGAGGGCGTCGTTGTTTCGGGAAACCTCGGGAGCGATGGCGTGTTTTATGCCACCCAAGTACTGGCGAAACACGATGAGAATTATATGCCCCCTGAAGTGAGTGATGCCCTGAAAAAGACCGAGGCGAGGGCGGCTGCGCAAGCCGCGGCAGCCAAGGAGTCGACTGGGACGTGA
- the ccmD gene encoding heme exporter protein CcmD has translation MVFESFSALWSMDGHGSYVWFCYGISALVLLALVMAPARRRRLTEQRIRAVLRREQSAQRSEG, from the coding sequence GTGGTTTTTGAGAGTTTTTCTGCGTTGTGGAGCATGGATGGTCACGGCAGCTATGTTTGGTTTTGTTACGGCATTTCTGCGCTGGTCTTGCTGGCGTTGGTGATGGCGCCAGCTCGACGCCGACGGCTAACAGAGCAACGGATTCGCGCCGTGCTGCGTCGGGAACAATCGGCTCAGAGGAGTGAGGGCTAA
- a CDS encoding heme ABC transporter permease has protein sequence MWAFIHKWGSPRWFYQFSGRLIPWLALPAVVLLVLGSVWGLAFVPEDFKQGNSFRIIYIHVPAAAVAMGGYMVMATAGAIHLIWRMKLAAMVMKAIAPIGASLTFLALLTGAVWGKPTWGTWWVWDARITSVLILFFLYLGIIALHQAFENRDAAAKACAVLAIVGAVNIPIIYWSVEWWYSLHQPASIKFVGESSIHPSMLRPLLATISGMYLFFAWMVLSYTRAEILERERNTRWVKTLVGE, from the coding sequence ATGTGGGCTTTTATACATAAATGGGGATCGCCACGCTGGTTTTATCAGTTCAGCGGCCGTTTGATTCCCTGGTTAGCTTTGCCAGCTGTGGTGCTGCTTGTGTTGGGCAGTGTTTGGGGGCTGGCATTTGTGCCAGAAGACTTCAAACAAGGTAATAGTTTTCGAATCATTTATATTCATGTTCCCGCTGCGGCGGTGGCCATGGGCGGGTATATGGTAATGGCCACCGCTGGTGCCATTCATTTGATCTGGCGAATGAAACTGGCGGCAATGGTGATGAAAGCCATTGCCCCAATTGGAGCTTCGCTAACGTTTTTAGCGCTGCTTACCGGCGCAGTTTGGGGAAAGCCGACCTGGGGAACCTGGTGGGTGTGGGATGCCAGAATTACCTCGGTGCTGATCCTGTTCTTTTTGTATTTAGGCATTATTGCCCTGCATCAAGCCTTTGAAAATCGTGACGCGGCAGCCAAGGCCTGTGCGGTGCTGGCCATTGTTGGTGCGGTGAATATTCCTATTATTTATTGGTCGGTGGAGTGGTGGTATAGCCTGCATCAACCCGCCAGTATCAAATTTGTTGGTGAATCGTCCATCCATCCCAGTATGCTAAGGCCGTTATTGGCAACGATCAGTGGCATGTATCTGTTTTTTGCTTGGATGGTATTGAGTTATACCCGAGCCGAAATTTTGGAACGAGAGCGCAACACCCGTTGGGTGAAAACGCTGGTGGGAGAGTAA
- the ccmB gene encoding heme exporter protein CcmB: MSASISLFGVAMAVLRRDLSAALRRGSEWSNPLIFFLMVCSLFPLGIGPDPALLGQLAPGIVWVVALLASLLATDHLFRGDFDDASLEQMLLSPVPLYPQVMAKVLAHWLMTGLPLSLISPVLALILQMPSTGMPVMMMSLLLGSGVLSFIGAIAAALTVGLRKGGLLLSLITLPLYIPVLIFGSSAVQSAAESAAYLPQLSVLAGFLLLAIALAPLAISASLRISVDQ, from the coding sequence ATGTCAGCCTCCATTAGTCTGTTTGGCGTGGCGATGGCGGTATTGCGCCGCGATCTCTCGGCAGCGTTGCGCCGGGGAAGTGAGTGGAGCAACCCGCTGATTTTTTTCTTGATGGTCTGCTCGCTGTTTCCATTGGGCATCGGCCCCGATCCAGCGCTGCTGGGCCAATTGGCACCGGGCATCGTCTGGGTGGTGGCACTGCTCGCGTCTTTGTTGGCGACGGACCATTTGTTTCGGGGCGACTTTGACGATGCCAGTCTTGAGCAGATGCTGCTCAGCCCTGTGCCCTTATATCCCCAAGTTATGGCTAAAGTCTTGGCTCATTGGTTGATGACCGGACTACCGTTGAGTTTGATTTCGCCGGTGCTGGCATTAATTCTGCAAATGCCCAGTACCGGAATGCCAGTAATGATGATGAGTTTACTGCTGGGGTCTGGGGTGTTGAGCTTTATTGGTGCCATCGCGGCTGCGCTAACGGTGGGGCTGCGAAAAGGGGGGCTGTTGCTGTCATTGATTACGCTACCCCTGTATATTCCGGTGCTGATTTTTGGCAGCAGTGCCGTCCAGTCTGCAGCAGAATCGGCGGCGTATTTGCCGCAGTTATCGGTGCTGGCGGGGTTTTTATTGCTCGCGATTGCGTTGGCACCATTGGCTATTTCAGCGTCGTTACGGATCAGCGTAGACCAATAA
- the ccmA gene encoding cytochrome c biogenesis heme-transporting ATPase CcmA has protein sequence MADPLLQIQQLFSERDDRILFSSLSFSLFAGEMLQIAGPNGSGKTTLLRILAGLSSRYEGKVFWRGEEMSKVLAQFRSDTLYLGHGLGNKAVLSPLENLRWSCAIQGLVVAETKLFAALNKVGLTGFEQQPCSSLSAGQQRRAALARLFCQPAALWILDEPFTAIDQQGVSEIEGWLEAFCNEGGAVLLTTHHTLNTQGQHRLLELGGGDVSLH, from the coding sequence TTGGCTGATCCCCTTCTGCAAATTCAACAACTTTTTAGTGAACGTGACGACCGCATCCTGTTCTCCTCGTTGAGTTTCTCTCTGTTCGCCGGAGAAATGCTGCAAATCGCCGGGCCAAATGGCAGTGGCAAAACCACCCTGTTACGGATTTTGGCGGGCCTGTCCTCCCGTTATGAGGGCAAGGTGTTCTGGCGGGGCGAAGAGATGTCAAAGGTGCTAGCGCAATTTCGCAGCGATACCCTTTATCTCGGTCATGGCTTGGGTAATAAAGCCGTGCTGAGTCCGCTGGAAAATCTGCGCTGGTCCTGCGCTATTCAGGGCTTGGTGGTGGCAGAGACAAAATTGTTTGCTGCGTTGAACAAAGTCGGTTTAACAGGTTTTGAACAGCAGCCCTGTTCCAGCTTATCTGCGGGTCAGCAGCGTCGTGCGGCACTGGCCCGTTTATTTTGCCAACCGGCCGCGTTGTGGATACTGGATGAGCCGTTTACCGCGATAGACCAGCAAGGTGTCTCGGAGATCGAGGGGTGGTTGGAGGCTTTTTGTAACGAGGGTGGGGCGGTATTGCTAACCACCCACCACACGCTCAATACACAAGGGCAGCACCGGTTGCTGGAGTTGGGAGGCGGTGATGTCAGCCTCCATTAG